A portion of the Ricinus communis isolate WT05 ecotype wild-type chromosome 10, ASM1957865v1, whole genome shotgun sequence genome contains these proteins:
- the LOC8277449 gene encoding CDK5RAP3-like protein, giving the protein MQGQEDIRNLPIDITSSRLGEWLVDRKRIPSDWRKRIAAIRARISKELSSLPKDIDPYIQTLEPEGIGYLEAKKIYDTLVKTTPESRNIFGRLSGAAGAWEAIVRSFEKDHIYLGEAAQIIIQNVTYEIPYQKKQVQKIQQQLAELERKETDIKRSASLSAAKYMEACQELGLQGNNVRSELLETAKSLPSTFNQILEVINSDSMLKAIEFYSTFVRDVHTEKDKSSWIVLWNLREIRENPPTLNVSAGPEILDIMNLQLSHNETSHVRGDMDVTADNIDWDISVDSTQIDWDIGATEEIDDGSNGLGPYEIVNASDILQSSSQNEAVESDLNSSSKGEDNLHPEISVSEISWDISVEPPQIDVVDDVDSPNTGLENQKYVPDSLTHNSGVKEERSQLLGTEYRNKLLDDLHEMKAFLNQRLAELRNEETLSLQHQVQSVSPLVLQQYAPDAIETMLSDVFLVISLLTNRKTRDLIMILNSKRFLDRLVNTLEEKKHHELKLKEGLKDLAAKRMELHNSLSSSWPKQEAALAKTRELKKLCEGTLSSMFDGRPVNIIGEINTLLNSSPSG; this is encoded by the exons ATGCAGGGTCAAGAGGATATTCGCAATCTCCCAATCGACATAACGTCTTCTCGGCTCGGAG AATGGCTGGTTGATCGGAAAAGAATTCCGTCAGATTGGAGAAAACGGATTGCTGCCATTAGAGCTCGAATCTCAAAAGAGTTATCATCTCTTCCTAAGGATATCGATCCCTATATCCAAACTCTTGAACCTGAag GGATTGGGTACTTAGAGGCGAAGAAGATTTATGATACTCttgtgaaaacaactccaGAAAGCCGGAATATATTTGGCCGGCTATCAGGTGCTGCT ggTGCTTGGGAGGCAATTGTGCGTTCTTTTGAGAAAGATCATATCTACCTAGGTGAGGCTGcacaaataataattcaaaatgtAACTTATGAAAT ACCATATCAGAAGAAGCAGGTACAAAAGATCCAGCAACAACTAGCAGAACTAGAGCGCAAGGAAACTGATATTAAAAGAAGTGCATCTCTTTCAGCGGCTAAGTATATGGAGGCTTGTCAAGAGCTTGGATTGCag GGAAACAATGTTAGATCTGAACTTTTAGAGACTGCAAAATCGCTTCCAAGCACATTTAACCAAATTTTAGAAGTTATAAATAGTGATTCAATGTTGAAGGCCATAGAGTTTTATTCCACTTTCGTGAGAGATGTTCATACAGAAAAGGAT AAATCTTCATGGATAGTGTTATGGAACTTAAGAGAAATTCGTGAAAATCCCCCAACTTTAAATGTTTCTGCTGGCCCAGAAATCCTTGATATCATGAACCTTCAATTAAGTCACAATGAGACAAGCCATGTGAGAGGGGACATGGACGTTACTGCAGATAATATTGACTGGGATATTTCTGTTGATAGCACTCAGATTGACTGGGACATTGGTGCTACGGAAGAAATAGATGATGGTAGTAATGGTTTGGGTCCTTATGAAATTGTGAATGCTAGTGACATCTTGCAGAGTTCATCACAAAATGAAGCTGTAGAATCTGATTTAAACTCATCAAGTAAAGGGGAAGATAACTTGCATCCGGAGATTTCTGTATCAGAAATATCTTGGGATATAAGTGTTGAACCACCTCAAATTGATGTGGTGGATGATGTCGATTCGCCAAATACTGGCCTGGAAAATCAGAAATATGTCCCAGATTCTTTAACTCACAACTCAGGAGTGAAGGAAGAAAGGAGCCAGCTTTTGGGGACTGAGTACAGGAATAAACTGCTCGATGATCTACATGAG ATGAAAGCATTTTTGAATCAACGATTGGCTGAGTTGAGAAATGAAGAGACTTTATCCTTGCAACATCAAGTTCAGTCTGTTTCTCCTTTGGTGCTACAGCAATATGCTCCTGATGCAATTGAGACAATGTTGTCTGATGTTTTCTTGGTCATTTCCTTGCTGACAAATCGTAAAACACGCGATTTGATCATGATCCTTAACTCCAAAAG ATTTCTGGACAGACTGGTTAATACATTGGAGGAAAAAAAGCACCATGAATTGAAGTTAAAAGAGGGATTGAAGGACTTGGCTGCTAAACGCATGGAGCTTCACAATTCTTTATCTTCCTCATGGCCAAAGCAG